In Fluviispira sanaruensis, a genomic segment contains:
- a CDS encoding ABC transporter substrate-binding protein/permease: MLKNRNFVVTLFCLFFSLQAFCTEKEILRWGSDANSGAPYVFRDAKNPEKIIGLDVDIIEAVAKKLNMKPVFVQNLWDGLIPGLNAGNYDLVIDGLEIIDERKQSISFSLPYYITYEQLVVNKNNHEITELNDLKGKRVATLPASLAYKILEDVGGVNIKKYGEEVNAYADLAAGDRLDAVLLDAPIAKYYAKHNAMLKFVGPPIGYMKYGIAFKKDNIVLKNKVNKALDALIKEGKIQSILEKWGLWNSKIAEAWGADPEAKSEDIGYKEYLRSMNLERTFIDKVKLYIDFLPLLAKGAVRTLEISILAMVVAVVFGLFIALIRLYAHPILSKIALTYVEIIRGTPLLIQLYLIFYGLPNLGIKLDPFFAAVIGLGMNYAASEAENYRAGISSIPHSQMDAAFALGMSRLESLRHIVIPQAMRVVIPPVTNDFIALIKDSSLVSVITLVELTTVYGQLASTYFDYLGIGLLTAAMYFLIGLPFARLSRMAEKYYSVNYKKQLKGVQS; the protein is encoded by the coding sequence ATGCTGAAAAATCGAAACTTTGTTGTTACTTTATTTTGTTTATTCTTTTCGCTTCAAGCATTTTGTACTGAAAAAGAAATTCTTCGCTGGGGAAGCGATGCAAATAGCGGCGCCCCGTATGTGTTTCGTGATGCTAAAAACCCTGAAAAAATAATTGGACTTGACGTTGATATTATTGAAGCAGTTGCTAAAAAACTCAATATGAAACCAGTCTTTGTGCAAAATCTATGGGATGGACTCATTCCTGGTCTCAATGCGGGAAATTACGATTTGGTGATTGACGGTCTCGAAATAATCGATGAGAGAAAACAATCTATCAGCTTTTCACTTCCTTATTATATCACTTACGAACAGCTTGTCGTCAATAAAAACAATCACGAGATTACAGAATTAAATGACTTAAAAGGAAAAAGAGTCGCCACTCTCCCTGCATCTTTAGCTTATAAAATTCTTGAAGACGTTGGCGGGGTTAACATTAAAAAATACGGTGAAGAGGTTAACGCTTATGCAGATCTTGCAGCAGGTGATCGTCTCGATGCTGTTTTACTCGATGCACCCATTGCGAAGTATTATGCAAAACACAATGCAATGCTCAAGTTTGTAGGTCCTCCAATCGGTTATATGAAATATGGAATTGCCTTTAAAAAAGATAATATTGTTTTAAAAAACAAAGTGAATAAAGCATTAGATGCACTTATTAAAGAAGGTAAAATTCAAAGCATTCTTGAAAAATGGGGACTTTGGAATTCAAAAATAGCAGAAGCTTGGGGAGCAGATCCTGAAGCAAAAAGTGAAGATATAGGTTATAAAGAATATCTTAGAAGTATGAATCTTGAGCGTACATTTATCGATAAAGTAAAACTCTATATTGATTTTCTCCCATTGCTCGCAAAAGGTGCTGTACGTACTTTAGAAATTTCAATATTAGCCATGGTCGTTGCAGTCGTTTTTGGTCTTTTTATAGCGCTCATAAGACTGTATGCACATCCTATTCTTTCAAAAATAGCCTTAACTTATGTTGAAATCATAAGAGGAACCCCTCTCTTAATTCAGCTTTACCTTATATTTTATGGTTTACCAAACCTAGGTATTAAATTAGATCCTTTCTTTGCAGCTGTCATAGGGCTTGGTATGAATTACGCGGCAAGCGAAGCGGAAAATTATCGTGCCGGTATTTCTTCAATCCCACATAGCCAAATGGACGCAGCCTTTGCCCTTGGCATGTCGCGCTTAGAATCTCTCCGTCATATCGTCATACCGCAAGCAATGCGTGTGGTTATCCCTCCTGTAACCAATGACTTCATTGCACTGATCAAAGATTCATCCCTGGTCTCTGTCATCACATTGGTTGAGCTCACTACAGTGTATGGACAACTTGCATCAACTTATTTCGATTATTTGGGAATTGGACTTCTCACAGCAGCTATGTATTTTTTAATTGGTTTGCCTTTTGCACGCCTTTCCAGAATGGCAGAAAAATACTACTCTGTGAATTATAAAAAACAGCTCAAGGGTGTTCAGTCTTAA
- a CDS encoding M17 family metallopeptidase produces MKTRVTIDLLNKIPDNCDTIFNIFCEESESDTDSRKIIEKYREAHFVGKVGDKKTLSQDNQTYISFGAGSSAKNDNLSGFRKAIGKVIGEAKEQNLHEIIVEITPSRNSDINYIAYVFAETVTLTLYSFEHIYSNQSFPQKKMISVENIKLKFSIKNIEHIIVSNSIIKGIHRGQSLNFARYLSDLPANQLRPKELVHLTSEQLLKFKNIQTTLLDKSELEKQGFGGIIAVGKGSIHDPYLAIFDYNPPNAKKTVVVIGKGVTFDTGGYSIKGKKHHNEMKYDMSGAANVFSAAYTAAAEEIPIRVISMIVCVENAIGDHAQRPSDVYKAWNGKLVDVFNTDAEGRLILADAIAFSASFSPSLIIDIATLTGGASQIAGNLAAIVCSNNEQMIRQVKEASALAGEKFVQLEILPEAIDNIKGTVSDFTNMNNKWSEGAATMHAAAFLQAFVPNNTDWVHFDIANVSENSKDNGYLALNSSAAYGARTIVNLLEKLAEN; encoded by the coding sequence ATGAAGACAAGAGTGACTATCGATTTATTAAATAAAATACCTGATAACTGCGATACGATTTTTAATATTTTTTGTGAAGAAAGCGAAAGTGATACAGATTCTAGAAAAATAATTGAGAAATACAGAGAAGCGCATTTCGTTGGAAAAGTAGGAGATAAAAAAACTTTATCTCAAGACAATCAAACATATATTTCATTTGGTGCAGGTTCTTCAGCTAAAAATGATAATTTATCTGGTTTTCGCAAAGCGATTGGTAAAGTCATTGGAGAAGCAAAAGAACAAAATTTGCACGAAATTATTGTTGAAATCACTCCGAGTAGAAATTCAGATATAAATTATATAGCTTATGTTTTTGCTGAAACCGTTACTTTGACTCTTTATTCATTTGAACATATTTATTCTAATCAATCATTTCCACAAAAGAAAATGATTTCCGTTGAAAATATTAAGTTAAAATTTTCAATTAAAAACATTGAGCATATAATTGTTTCTAATTCAATTATAAAAGGTATTCACCGAGGACAAAGTTTAAATTTCGCAAGATATTTAAGTGACCTTCCTGCCAATCAACTGCGACCAAAAGAATTGGTGCATTTAACCAGTGAACAGCTCTTAAAATTTAAAAATATTCAGACCACTTTATTAGATAAATCTGAACTTGAAAAGCAAGGATTTGGTGGAATTATTGCTGTTGGCAAAGGCAGTATTCATGATCCTTATTTAGCCATTTTTGATTACAATCCACCCAACGCAAAGAAAACCGTTGTGGTGATTGGCAAAGGCGTTACTTTTGACACAGGTGGATATTCTATCAAAGGTAAAAAGCATCACAATGAAATGAAATATGACATGTCGGGTGCTGCCAACGTTTTCTCAGCCGCATATACCGCCGCTGCTGAAGAAATTCCTATCCGTGTGATCAGTATGATCGTCTGTGTCGAAAATGCGATTGGCGATCATGCGCAAAGACCGAGCGATGTATACAAAGCTTGGAATGGTAAACTTGTTGATGTCTTTAACACGGACGCTGAAGGGCGATTGATTTTAGCCGATGCCATTGCTTTTTCTGCTTCCTTTTCACCAAGTTTAATTATTGATATTGCTACATTAACTGGAGGTGCGAGCCAAATAGCTGGCAATTTAGCAGCTATAGTTTGCTCAAACAATGAACAAATGATTCGCCAAGTGAAAGAAGCATCAGCCCTAGCTGGAGAAAAGTTTGTCCAGCTCGAAATTTTACCGGAAGCAATTGACAATATTAAAGGCACAGTGTCCGATTTCACAAATATGAATAACAAATGGAGCGAAGGCGCAGCCACTATGCATGCGGCTGCATTTTTGCAAGCATTTGTCCCAAATAATACGGATTGGGTTCATTTTGACATTGCCAATGTTTCCGAGAACTCAAAAGATAACGGTTATTTAGCCTTAAACTCTTCTGCAGCCTATGGTGCACGGACAATTGTAAATCTTTTAGAAAAGCTTGCCGAAAATTAG
- the gltX gene encoding glutamate--tRNA ligase produces MTQAHKEVRVRIAPSPTGDPHIGTAYIALFNYVFTKKHNGKFIIRIEDTDQKRYRADSEAMILSALKWVGIQWDEGPDIGGPYAPYKQSERKDSYREYAEVLVNKGHAYRCFCTPQRLDELRKAQQAQKLPPGYDRLCRDLPKEDADKKLAQNIPHVIRMKMPMTGKTIFKDTLRGNIEFENDGVDDQVLLKTDGFPTYHLAVVVDDHQMKITHVIRGEEWISSTPKHVMLYEMFGWEQPEFCHLPLLRNSDKSKISKRKNPTSINYYRRKGILPSALRNFLALMGWNFGDNREMFSTNEMIEGFTWDRMTLGGPVFDLKKLAWLNGQYLKQDSNEKWLANLKEVVFNDEYLLKIIPLIKERVEKFEDFIDNTAFFFQGDLSYNNAPLIPKGRTASEVMGYLNDLVLKLDVCENWKHDEIHNIFNEYLSEKGLKPKDVFMPMRVAVTGSKETPPLFECIEVLGKDIVQRRTRLAIDYLKTIKE; encoded by the coding sequence ATGACACAAGCGCACAAAGAAGTGCGGGTTCGCATTGCACCTAGCCCAACTGGAGATCCGCATATTGGGACTGCTTATATAGCATTATTTAATTATGTTTTTACTAAAAAGCACAACGGAAAATTCATTATCCGAATAGAAGATACCGATCAAAAACGCTATCGTGCTGACAGTGAAGCCATGATCCTCAGTGCCCTCAAATGGGTAGGTATCCAATGGGATGAAGGTCCTGACATTGGTGGACCTTACGCACCTTATAAGCAAAGTGAAAGAAAAGACAGCTACAGAGAATATGCCGAAGTTTTAGTCAATAAAGGCCATGCTTATCGCTGTTTTTGTACGCCTCAACGCCTTGACGAATTGCGGAAAGCACAACAAGCGCAAAAATTACCTCCTGGTTATGACAGACTTTGTCGTGATTTACCTAAAGAAGATGCTGATAAAAAACTTGCACAAAACATCCCACATGTTATTCGCATGAAAATGCCAATGACAGGTAAAACTATTTTTAAAGACACATTACGCGGAAATATCGAGTTTGAAAACGATGGTGTAGATGATCAAGTCCTTTTAAAAACCGATGGTTTTCCAACTTACCATCTTGCCGTTGTTGTCGACGACCACCAGATGAAAATCACCCATGTTATTCGTGGTGAAGAGTGGATATCTTCAACTCCTAAGCATGTTATGTTGTATGAAATGTTTGGTTGGGAACAGCCTGAATTTTGTCATTTACCGCTGTTAAGAAACTCCGACAAATCAAAAATTTCGAAGCGGAAAAACCCTACGTCGATCAATTATTACCGCCGCAAAGGGATTCTTCCTTCTGCTCTGCGCAATTTCCTTGCGCTTATGGGTTGGAATTTTGGTGACAACCGCGAAATGTTCAGCACAAATGAAATGATTGAAGGCTTTACCTGGGACAGAATGACCCTGGGCGGACCCGTGTTTGACCTTAAAAAACTAGCTTGGTTAAATGGACAGTATTTAAAACAAGATAGCAATGAGAAATGGCTTGCAAACCTGAAAGAAGTTGTCTTTAATGACGAATATTTATTAAAAATAATTCCACTTATTAAAGAGCGAGTTGAAAAATTCGAAGATTTTATCGACAACACAGCTTTTTTCTTTCAAGGTGATCTCAGTTATAACAATGCGCCTCTTATTCCTAAAGGTCGGACTGCAAGCGAAGTCATGGGCTATTTAAACGACCTTGTGTTAAAACTTGATGTCTGTGAAAACTGGAAACATGATGAAATACACAACATATTCAACGAATATCTTTCTGAAAAAGGCTTAAAACCAAAAGATGTTTTTATGCCAATGCGTGTTGCTGTGACGGGTAGTAAAGAAACACCACCTTTGTTTGAATGCATTGAAGTCTTAGGCAAAGATATTGTCCAAAGAAGAACTCGACTCGCAATTGATTATTTAAAAACAATAAAAGAATAA
- a CDS encoding M16 family metallopeptidase, with protein sequence MLNSKNKIIHRYLSNGMEIYLHPSDFAPIVSIQVLVKTGSLDEEEFEGGVAHVLEHMLFKGTKKFPETGQIASTVEFEGGDINAYTTFDHTNYHLTAPATFAKKGAELLLDVVQNSLLDKDELARELEVVVEEIRRSRDNPNAIVSHNLFSLFYEGTNMARPVIGYQEVVEKFSRDIVHNFYKKWYTPNNMIFIASGDFDAQDMYNHLEKLSEEFPPKTVPQRSRQAQLNLTQKKNPTAKIERGPWQEARLQLATLAPNLEHFDMPSWDVFASILGESDSSRLIRMLREETQLVTSIDCSCYTPKYPSGLLGVGFFGMAHNCLAALKTIVQEIRRLAEVPPTHEELNRVLNTLKAQRIYSRESMDGISRSAGMSLQTSQKMEFENFYMNSVSKITTKNIQEIAQKVVNQLEAGHFHISVALGNETLPEVTEKDFIQTVTHAVNMTHHNTEPIETSLQKSNSPDFSKEDWIDTYDLKVSKLNSNVKQIEIPLPFGKILKINYRESKRLPITSAMLVLKGGLVYEPQNKNGVGGLTASMLTRGTKRQNYRKFIDELEDNASSISAFSSRDLFGMRFDSISENSLRTAQMMLDCLFRPEFSANEWQRIHKETLEILVAQKDSPSARLARISQPLLFPNHPYALSGMGTEKSLNNVNCEDAQEFWANLFHAKEFVFSISGDFDLRSFVNLIESEFKTFFDLNYVEKSRPEPVFAPHPKETAEQVGFDELKREQAHIMLSFRSFSLSDSKRTALELAANILAGQGGRLFLDLRDKRSLAYAVSASQSPNLLAGVFTTYIATSAHKAQEAIEGLKEHIEKLACEPPSQEELLRAQHSVLGSQSIESQHYNYQTSQLAMSDVYGLTFDNFLRFAERVNAVTPEMVSDVLKSLICENLPIISIVGPKETWIPQKSDKVLQWNLTR encoded by the coding sequence ATGCTCAATTCAAAAAACAAGATCATTCACCGCTATTTATCCAACGGGATGGAAATTTACCTCCATCCTTCGGATTTTGCTCCCATCGTTTCTATACAAGTGCTCGTCAAAACAGGCTCATTGGATGAAGAAGAGTTTGAAGGTGGTGTAGCGCATGTTCTTGAGCATATGTTATTTAAAGGAACAAAAAAATTTCCTGAAACTGGTCAAATCGCATCCACCGTTGAATTTGAAGGTGGAGATATCAATGCTTATACCACATTCGATCACACAAATTACCACCTCACAGCACCTGCCACTTTTGCTAAAAAAGGTGCTGAACTTCTTCTCGATGTCGTGCAAAATAGCCTTCTTGATAAAGATGAACTGGCTCGTGAACTCGAAGTTGTCGTCGAAGAAATCAGAAGAAGCAGGGACAACCCCAATGCCATCGTGTCCCACAATTTATTTTCCCTCTTTTATGAGGGTACCAATATGGCAAGACCGGTTATCGGCTACCAAGAAGTTGTTGAAAAATTCTCCCGAGATATTGTCCATAATTTTTATAAAAAATGGTACACACCCAATAACATGATTTTTATTGCTTCGGGTGATTTTGATGCGCAAGATATGTACAATCATCTTGAAAAACTCAGTGAAGAATTCCCACCTAAAACTGTGCCACAACGCTCACGACAAGCACAGTTAAACCTCACGCAAAAAAAGAATCCTACGGCAAAAATAGAACGAGGCCCTTGGCAAGAAGCACGCTTACAATTGGCAACTTTAGCTCCTAACTTAGAACACTTTGACATGCCAAGTTGGGATGTTTTCGCTTCAATATTAGGCGAATCCGACTCCTCTCGTTTAATCCGTATGTTGCGTGAAGAAACCCAGCTTGTCACAAGTATTGATTGCTCCTGTTACACACCAAAATACCCCAGTGGTCTTTTGGGAGTTGGCTTTTTTGGGATGGCTCACAACTGCTTAGCAGCCTTAAAAACGATCGTACAGGAAATACGCCGCTTAGCTGAAGTCCCACCAACCCATGAAGAGCTTAACCGCGTACTCAATACTCTCAAAGCACAACGTATTTATTCGCGAGAAAGTATGGATGGAATTTCACGAAGTGCTGGTATGAGTTTACAAACTTCACAAAAAATGGAATTTGAAAACTTTTATATGAATTCTGTGTCGAAAATCACGACAAAAAACATCCAAGAAATAGCACAAAAAGTTGTCAATCAATTAGAAGCGGGACATTTTCATATTTCTGTCGCATTGGGCAATGAAACTCTTCCAGAAGTCACTGAAAAAGATTTTATTCAAACTGTGACACATGCAGTTAATATGACACACCACAATACGGAACCCATTGAAACAAGCTTACAAAAGAGCAACAGTCCCGACTTCAGTAAAGAAGACTGGATAGACACTTATGACTTAAAAGTGTCAAAATTAAACTCGAATGTAAAGCAAATTGAAATTCCATTGCCCTTTGGGAAAATTCTCAAAATCAATTATCGCGAGTCTAAACGATTGCCCATCACAAGCGCCATGCTGGTACTTAAAGGTGGACTTGTATATGAACCGCAAAACAAAAATGGCGTTGGCGGTTTGACCGCAAGCATGTTGACGCGCGGGACAAAAAGACAAAACTATCGAAAATTTATCGACGAACTCGAAGACAATGCTTCGAGCATCAGTGCGTTTTCTTCCCGTGATCTCTTTGGCATGCGCTTTGATTCCATCAGTGAAAACAGCCTCCGCACTGCGCAAATGATGCTCGATTGTCTCTTCCGCCCAGAATTTTCTGCAAACGAATGGCAGCGCATCCACAAAGAAACTCTCGAAATTCTTGTAGCACAAAAAGACAGTCCATCTGCCCGTTTGGCACGTATTTCTCAACCTCTTTTATTTCCAAATCATCCTTATGCATTATCAGGAATGGGAACAGAGAAGTCGTTAAATAATGTCAATTGCGAAGATGCACAGGAATTTTGGGCAAATCTATTTCACGCCAAGGAATTTGTCTTTTCAATTTCGGGTGATTTCGATCTCCGCTCTTTTGTTAACTTAATTGAGTCTGAATTTAAAACCTTCTTCGACTTAAATTATGTTGAAAAAAGTAGGCCTGAACCTGTTTTTGCCCCACATCCTAAAGAGACAGCTGAACAAGTTGGTTTTGACGAATTGAAAAGAGAACAAGCACACATTATGTTGTCCTTCCGCTCTTTTTCTCTGTCCGACTCAAAACGCACAGCACTAGAACTTGCCGCTAATATTTTAGCTGGACAAGGGGGGAGGCTCTTTTTAGATCTACGTGACAAACGATCCCTCGCGTATGCCGTCAGTGCGTCACAATCACCCAACCTTCTTGCGGGCGTTTTTACGACTTATATTGCAACTTCTGCTCACAAAGCCCAAGAGGCCATTGAAGGTTTAAAGGAACACATTGAAAAACTTGCCTGTGAACCTCCTAGCCAAGAAGAACTACTTCGTGCACAACATTCTGTTTTAGGCTCACAAAGCATCGAATCACAACACTATAACTATCAAACGTCGCAACTTGCGATGAGTGATGTTTATGGTTTGACATTCGATAACTTTTTGCGCTTTGCTGAACGTGTCAATGCTGTCACTCCTGAAATGGTGAGTGACGTGCTAAAATCTTTAATATGTGAAAATCTACCAATCATAAGCATTGTGGGGCCAAAAGAAACTTGGATTCCACAAAAATCCGACAAAGTCCTGCAATGGAATTTAACCCGATGA
- a CDS encoding PAS domain-containing sensor histidine kinase — translation MGHALTFDNSNQSDLNFFYFFQTSKYPLFILKKNGIILKANVAANKYNLKENTDLFAIVIDIEAEKAKDQLKKIENEEPLSQTVQVNFSSFPNFLLHTSWSVTLLDKEHFAFACEELHQYSPEDFLLHKGLMRIIFDSDPNLIGIVNRVGNYLFVNKAIYEFAGKNNENKIEKLNKLIEEGEISLPGNDVHDKEFVQNPISEIELTTDHCGNPVWFENTKVPIQLPFGEQVQLIISKNLTKWKLTEKKLEDIHEALDYFRKTAYLGELLAKTAIDLRNPLTLILNFMNNVRQNKYEINTLELDTMQISLQTLDSFIEKIEKSYRVMRSISKSNVSMRVENVKIADLISYTLDILYDKIKAFDIKLQINYTGHEELEISCQPLNFNIAFRFLFLNSIDSIIISQTNESRLIEINVTKKEKRLCIDLSNNGAQILDEYKSKVFEPFFTTKPAGKGSGLSLNIAKNIIEQMNGTLTFQSNEKKTTFTIELPYL, via the coding sequence ATGGGTCATGCACTGACATTTGATAACTCAAATCAGAGTGACCTGAATTTCTTTTATTTTTTTCAAACCTCAAAATATCCTCTTTTTATTTTAAAAAAAAATGGCATTATCTTAAAAGCAAATGTAGCCGCTAATAAATATAATTTAAAAGAAAATACAGATTTATTTGCAATTGTTATTGATATAGAAGCAGAAAAAGCAAAAGATCAATTAAAAAAGATTGAAAATGAAGAACCACTCAGTCAAACTGTACAAGTTAATTTCTCATCCTTTCCCAATTTTTTGCTACACACTTCTTGGAGCGTAACACTTTTAGATAAAGAACACTTCGCTTTTGCCTGCGAAGAACTGCATCAATATTCTCCAGAAGATTTCCTTTTACACAAAGGACTCATGCGCATTATTTTTGACAGTGATCCCAATTTAATTGGAATTGTAAATCGTGTGGGAAACTATTTATTTGTTAACAAAGCTATCTATGAATTTGCTGGGAAAAACAATGAAAATAAAATTGAGAAACTCAATAAATTAATAGAAGAAGGAGAAATTTCCTTACCTGGTAACGATGTGCACGATAAAGAATTTGTGCAAAATCCTATTTCAGAAATAGAGCTCACCACAGATCACTGTGGCAATCCAGTTTGGTTTGAAAACACCAAAGTTCCGATTCAATTACCTTTTGGTGAGCAGGTGCAATTGATTATCTCTAAAAATCTAACGAAATGGAAATTAACAGAAAAGAAACTCGAAGATATACATGAAGCTCTCGATTATTTTAGAAAAACCGCTTATTTAGGAGAGCTACTTGCTAAAACGGCTATCGATCTTCGGAATCCATTGACTTTAATATTGAACTTTATGAACAATGTGCGACAAAATAAATATGAAATCAACACGCTAGAACTCGATACTATGCAGATATCATTACAAACCTTAGATAGTTTCATCGAAAAAATAGAAAAATCGTACAGAGTTATGCGCAGTATTTCCAAAAGCAATGTTTCTATGCGAGTTGAAAATGTAAAAATCGCTGATCTCATCTCATATACTCTCGATATTTTATATGATAAAATTAAAGCATTTGACATAAAACTACAGATTAATTATACAGGTCACGAAGAACTCGAAATTTCATGTCAGCCACTTAATTTTAATATTGCCTTTCGCTTTTTATTTTTAAATAGCATTGATTCTATCATTATTAGCCAAACAAATGAGAGTAGACTTATAGAAATAAATGTCACAAAAAAAGAAAAAAGATTATGCATAGATTTATCTAACAATGGAGCACAAATTTTAGATGAATATAAAAGTAAAGTTTTCGAACCATTTTTTACGACAAAACCCGCAGGTAAGGGCAGTGGTCTCAGTTTAAATATTGCAAAAAATATAATTGAACAAATGAATGGCACTTTAACATTTCAATCAAATGAGAAAAAAACAACTTTTACAATTGAACTGCCCTACTTATAA
- a CDS encoding 3'-5' exonuclease, with protein sequence MQAHTEYFPELGFLACLFEKPLAVIDFETSTHPTSTFGGIFEVAIARVDLNGNVTIHSSYVNPESEITDFVKKLTGVVPEKLEKFPTWGDNWAKEFIEIANGCVVLGYNILSSDLPAAQIQNKRYKFPLPQFQNALDLYELHKKINKTNKGKLHELAKQYGVNYVGKEHRALDDVIMTLYLAESMITKHGVDVFISSVSRYVTL encoded by the coding sequence ATGCAAGCACACACAGAATACTTTCCCGAACTTGGTTTTTTGGCCTGTTTGTTTGAAAAGCCTTTAGCTGTGATTGACTTCGAAACTTCAACCCATCCAACTTCAACTTTTGGGGGGATTTTCGAAGTTGCAATAGCAAGAGTCGATCTGAATGGTAACGTAACAATCCATTCTTCTTATGTGAATCCAGAATCTGAGATAACAGATTTTGTTAAGAAATTAACGGGAGTGGTTCCAGAAAAGTTAGAGAAATTTCCCACATGGGGAGATAATTGGGCCAAAGAATTTATCGAAATTGCCAATGGCTGTGTTGTTCTTGGCTATAATATTTTAAGTTCTGATCTCCCAGCGGCGCAAATTCAAAATAAAAGATATAAATTTCCCTTACCACAATTTCAAAATGCCCTCGATTTATATGAACTGCATAAGAAAATAAATAAAACCAATAAAGGTAAATTGCATGAATTGGCAAAGCAATATGGTGTGAATTACGTAGGGAAAGAGCATAGGGCTCTTGATGATGTAATTATGACTTTATATTTAGCAGAGTCGATGATTACTAAGCATGGTGTGGATGTTTTTATATCTTCTGTCAGTCGTTATGTTACTTTATAA
- a CDS encoding beta-ketoacyl synthase N-terminal-like domain-containing protein: MSKSSCTAQNARRKVFLYAASVVAPGASNLNEFLDMIAKGKSVLSLKESLSNAFLVGAPKFDFSVYKNWLEERHGPKRYSLLNEKSGDLVKYGVGSLIDAISAKPALEKAIKILDPKVTIQYATGLADLPVNFQAAREFDEGLFKWNSFWADPKRNQACSEHLNKKTIDPHAPESPESFAHDSYERISALKIWNAYWCKKSSLLEEYLTELKAIEKQPVVGNDIESAKLGLIRGKTKARKELHEKYKYPTPPWESISPNLLWNIPNVAASQVSMLLNLHGTSSGSSAACASFGALIDNAMLEIQSGRTDLAIIGAVDANPTNELVSAFYAGRLAVLGDSHGVPFCDLRGTHISGGACTWIIAAEDAMKKFEIEPMPVEILGAGVSSDAEHIITPSKEGPKLAIRRAFAQAQIEPNQIQLWDMHATGTPGDWNEFCLIEEFVPKKAYISARKGIFGHGMCVGGGWELTAQLLGTVKTGAQTYNVMPSGIDPAKVNPKIASLERNLLLDKVVKLASESQGVYCGKLSMGLGGTSSCVIARVK, from the coding sequence ATGTCTAAAAGTTCTTGTACTGCTCAAAATGCTCGCAGAAAGGTCTTTCTTTATGCTGCATCGGTTGTTGCTCCTGGAGCATCCAATTTGAATGAATTTCTTGACATGATAGCCAAGGGAAAATCTGTACTGTCATTAAAAGAATCATTATCCAATGCATTTTTAGTCGGTGCACCCAAATTCGATTTCTCTGTTTATAAGAATTGGTTAGAAGAAAGACATGGACCGAAAAGATATTCCTTATTAAATGAAAAAAGCGGTGATTTAGTTAAATATGGGGTCGGCAGTTTAATCGATGCAATTTCAGCAAAACCTGCATTAGAAAAAGCAATTAAAATTCTCGATCCAAAAGTAACAATTCAATATGCGACTGGGCTCGCTGATCTTCCTGTTAACTTTCAAGCGGCCCGTGAATTTGACGAAGGCCTTTTTAAGTGGAATTCTTTTTGGGCAGATCCTAAACGCAATCAAGCCTGTTCTGAGCATTTAAATAAAAAAACAATTGATCCCCATGCTCCAGAAAGTCCAGAGTCTTTTGCACATGACTCCTACGAGCGAATTTCTGCATTAAAAATTTGGAATGCATATTGGTGCAAAAAATCGAGTCTATTAGAAGAATATTTAACAGAATTAAAAGCAATTGAAAAACAACCTGTCGTTGGCAACGATATTGAAAGCGCCAAATTGGGATTGATCCGCGGCAAAACTAAAGCCCGGAAAGAATTACATGAAAAATATAAATATCCTACTCCTCCATGGGAAAGTATATCGCCAAATTTACTTTGGAATATTCCCAATGTAGCAGCTTCACAGGTCTCTATGCTGTTAAATTTACATGGCACATCAAGTGGCTCAAGCGCCGCCTGTGCTTCGTTCGGAGCTTTGATAGACAATGCTATGCTCGAAATTCAAAGTGGGCGTACAGACCTCGCTATTATCGGTGCGGTTGATGCAAACCCGACCAATGAACTGGTTTCCGCTTTTTATGCAGGCCGGCTTGCCGTTTTAGGTGATAGTCATGGCGTACCATTTTGCGATTTAAGAGGCACGCATATCTCTGGGGGAGCTTGTACTTGGATTATTGCTGCTGAAGATGCCATGAAAAAATTTGAAATAGAACCTATGCCCGTTGAAATCTTAGGTGCAGGCGTAAGCAGCGATGCAGAGCACATTATTACTCCGTCCAAAGAAGGACCAAAACTTGCCATTCGCAGAGCTTTCGCACAGGCTCAAATTGAGCCTAACCAAATCCAACTTTGGGACATGCATGCAACTGGAACTCCAGGTGATTGGAATGAGTTTTGTTTGATTGAAGAATTTGTTCCAAAAAAAGCGTATATTTCTGCAAGAAAAGGGATCTTTGGCCACGGGATGTGTGTTGGGGGGGGCTGGGAATTGACAGCCCAACTTTTAGGTACGGTGAAAACAGGTGCGCAAACTTATAATGTTATGCCTTCTGGGATCGACCCCGCAAAAGTAAATCCGAAAATTGCTTCTCTCGAGCGCAATCTCTTACTCGATAAAGTAGTCAAATTAGCCTCAGAAAGTCAGGGAGTTTATTGCGGCAAATTGAGTATGGGTCTGGGGGGAACTTCAAGTTGTGTAATTGCTCGAGTCAAATAA